The stretch of DNA ATCTTTGGCTTTGGCTTTATTGCCCATATCCCTGATCATTTGAGGTTCCGGGCCAATGAATTTGATATTGCAGGACTCACAGACTTCGGCAAAATGGGCATTTTCAGCTAAAAATCCATACCCGGGGTGAATAGCTTCGGCGTTGGTCACTTCGGCGGCGCTGATGATTCGGGGGATTTGCAAGTAACTTTGAGCGCTGGGCCCCGGACCGATACAGACGATTTCATCGGCAAAACGCACATGCAGGGAATCTGCATCAGCTTCCGAATAGACTGCAACTGTAGCGATATCGAGCTCTTTACAAGCCCTGATGATACGGAGAGCAATTTCCCCTCGGTTGGCAATTAAAACTTTCTTGAACAATTTTCCTCTGTATGGTTAGGTGAAGATTTTTTTAAGCGGGTTCAATGCGGAATAGCGGTTGATTATATTCTACCGGCTGGGCGTTTTCAACTAAAATTTCAACTATTTTTCCATCATGCTCTGATTCAATTTCGTTCATAAGTTTCATGGCTTCGATGATGCATAAAACCTGACCTTTTTTAACGGCACTGCCGACTTCTACATAAGGGTCCGCGTCGGGCGCCGGTGAGAGGTAAAATGTTCCAACCATTGGCGATTTAATTTCATCACCGCCGACGCTGGCAGCAGGTGTTTCGGGCTTGGCCTCTTGAGCTTTTGGCTCAACCGGTACCTGGGATGGAGCTGCTGGAGGCACCGAATATGTCTGAGTTGAGTGTGAGTTGGTCATTGAGTTGGGGCTCATTGTATTTTTAGTGATTTTAATGCTGCGACCCCATCGCGATATTTCCAGGGTACCGATATTGCTCTCTTCAACGATTTTAACCAATCGTTTTATCTCTTGTTCTTTCATACCGCCTCCTATCTCATACCGAAATTCGGCAAACGTTTTTCTCTCTAGACCCCCGATTGATGTCAAATGATTGCAATTTAGCCTTGAAAGGTTCTCTTGAAGCACATGAATATAACCGAAATAAGATAAAAATGCAACCCATTTTTGCCAAATTAAGCCCAACAAGGGATGCGGTCTTTAATGTCAGTAAAGCCCAAATCTCTGAACAGCGGTTCGATTTTTTCTCTTTCGGCTCCTACATATTCCAACTTATTAAGATCAGCTCGGAAAGGAGCATTCACGGAGATCGTAGCAAGTTGCTTTGAAAGCTCGCCCATTTCCCGATGCTGAATGAGTTTTTCTCTAACTGAAGCCGCTCCTCGAAGGGGTAAACTTTCCACCGCATCAATATTTTCATAAATTTGTTCAAGACATCCAAAGTGATTCAGCAAAGTCTTTGCGGTTTTCGACCCGACTCCCTGAACGCCGGGAATATTGTCGACCGAGTCACCCATTAAAGCCAACAAGTCAACAATTTGCCCGGGAGGCACGCCGAATTTTTCTTCGACTGCCGCACTGTCATATTGTTCTCCTTTGGCAAAATTCCAAAATGTAACTTTATCACTGACAAATTGAGCAAAGTCTTTGTCGTTTGAAACTACAACTGCTCTATGATTGTCCCCCAAAACCTGATTAAGCAAGGTACCGATGATGTCATCAGCTTCAAATTCATCATCGATGAAAGCAGGCATTCCCATAGCCTCGGTAACCTTGAAACAAGCTTCAAGTTGTGCTTCAAGCTCCGGCGGCGGCAGCCCTCTTTGTGCTTTGTACTCCGGATAGATTTTGTTGCGGAAGGAAGTGTTCAGGTTGCCATCGAACGCAACGGCAATGTGGGTTGGGCTTTCTTTTAGGATTTGAATAAGAAAATCAGTGTAGCCATAAACCGCATTGGCTTGCATCCCATCGGGGGATTTTATAGTAGGCGGAAGCGAATAATAAGCTCTGAAAATGTATGGGCTGGCGTCGATGAGGTAAACGGTTGTCATATTTTTCGCTGATTTGGGTAAAAATGCCTAATGATGCAAAGCAAAATGACATAAAACGTCATTAGCCATTGGCCTTCGGCGTCATTTTTCGAGTAGCACAAAAATACTCGACTTAAATGACAGCGAAGCGTAATGACTGTTGCTCAACTTGTTCGATAGCGGTTCCACCCGTGTTAGTCCAGCTTTTTACAAAATCTAATACCGCTTCTGGATGCTGCGGCACTTTTACTTTCGGAAATATCTTTTGACTCATTCGTTCTTTGTCAATGACAAATGTGGTTCTTTCGACCCCCATCTGTTTTCTGCCGTACATGCTCTTTTCTTTCCAGACGCCGTAAAGCTGAACGACTTCCTTATTCTCGTCGCTCAAAAGAGTAAAAGACAGGCTGTTTTTTTGGCTGAAATTTTGATGGGACTTAACACTGTCCGGGCTAACGCCCCAAATCACGGCGTTGAGTTTTTTAAATTCTGGCTTTAAATCACGAAAGCCTATTGCTTCATTCGTTCAGCCCGAGGAGTTGTCTTTGGGATAAAAATATAGAACGACATTTTGGCCGTGGAAATCGGATAGGCTCACCTCTTCGTCTTTGTCGTTTCTTATCTTGAAATCCGGCACGGCTTGGCCTTCTTGCATATTTCCTCCCGTTTGATTGATGATTCGATATTGATTTCACACGGGAAAACAAGAGAAAATACAAGGAAAACTAAGGCAAGTAATTAAAGTAAGTTAGGGCGTTTCA from candidate division KSB1 bacterium encodes:
- the accB gene encoding acetyl-CoA carboxylase biotin carboxyl carrier protein — protein: MKEQEIKRLVKIVEESNIGTLEISRWGRSIKITKNTMSPNSMTNSHSTQTYSVPPAAPSQVPVEPKAQEAKPETPAASVGGDEIKSPMVGTFYLSPAPDADPYVEVGSAVKKGQVLCIIEAMKLMNEIESEHDGKIVEILVENAQPVEYNQPLFRIEPA
- the bcp gene encoding thioredoxin-dependent thiol peroxidase gives rise to the protein MQEGQAVPDFKIRNDKDEEVSLSDFHGQNVVLYFYPKDNSSGUTNEAIGFRDLKPEFKKLNAVIWGVSPDSVKSHQNFSQKNSLSFTLLSDENKEVVQLYGVWKEKSMYGRKQMGVERTTFVIDKERMSQKIFPKVKVPQHPEAVLDFVKSWTNTGGTAIEQVEQQSLRFAVI
- a CDS encoding exodeoxyribonuclease IX produces the protein MTTVYLIDASPYIFRAYYSLPPTIKSPDGMQANAVYGYTDFLIQILKESPTHIAVAFDGNLNTSFRNKIYPEYKAQRGLPPPELEAQLEACFKVTEAMGMPAFIDDEFEADDIIGTLLNQVLGDNHRAVVVSNDKDFAQFVSDKVTFWNFAKGEQYDSAAVEEKFGVPPGQIVDLLALMGDSVDNIPGVQGVGSKTAKTLLNHFGCLEQIYENIDAVESLPLRGAASVREKLIQHREMGELSKQLATISVNAPFRADLNKLEYVGAEREKIEPLFRDLGFTDIKDRIPCWA